caatcaccaaaacaattcacatagagaaatcgaaacaagtccTATGTCTCCCTTttagagtcatgccgagattagctcatgaacaactaaggttggatcatgcaatttaagttccaaatcagtaacctatatgcatagacacttaacacattcaattcctgccactcggcttcattgaaatctaacatgttcatcttaccatacaatcccaaagccatgcatatcgaattcatcaagtatgtcacctacttaacccccaatcatgcaatttcgaaaatcatatagaaaagaataaacatgttcatagcataagtctttaatccaacaacctaaatttcatgctacaatcgcatacataacacttaggaatcgaaattgttcatacatagtacacggcagaaaccaaaacataaattcgaatctttatataaattgaatcaagtagctatttcatagacaaaattgaaacaagattacactacacaaatcgcatactcatccaagaacaagaaaaccaaaaaccgaattgaaacaaagagagaatcatggttacactttatcaatcaatcgattctacaaggtgtagccaaTACTTCTAGGGGAATGGAACCTCTTCTCaatcgtgcttgaaggctatagaTGAAGGTGAAAAATGGTGGAATCgggtttaggatttcttggaagtgTGAGGGAttgattcggcagagctatggcttgtgcttgtgtgcaaggttgatgatcattttctgtggaattgaggtgctatatatagaggaagaaacccaagggaggatggccataaagtccacaaagttgaaaccaaattggttgaggtttcctagattcagcagatctgacctttgtcccttgttgtgaccataactttctctagaaaatagatattgagatgattccaactggcaatttcaactatacttccgtggcttttcattcatatatcatgcattttctcagtcattttgagctgtccaggggagcccgtccaatttggatgatctgcactgccagaattctgatttctataaggtttcCATAtctttgcattaattgcatatcttattcctcctttaatgctgatttattttgcacaaatttattactttgaattagggaggcagaaaaagtcttaattgttgcagccatgtttgatttttcttacctctcctcattaaatttgttgcatgccttctttgactttcttgcctcttctcatttaatttgctgcatgccttctttgacattctttggtgcagggatttatggacattctgatacatatttgtgctctatatgcaggaggaacaaagtcccaagtttccctcatagcccttggatcaaaagcaaatcaatggctgagataattccgtcgagctcactggacctccgagtaatgattcggtcatatctccctgtaggaataatatattgatttgattccaaatcctacagaaactagacgcaaaatcctttttatccatataaggtacgtcttctaacgcaatcggagctatccaggggagcccgtcgaagttggactacaaatcttgacagcattttcattcttgcatggattgggcttttaagtgtaatttcttctctttccttgtggaactaagattgctttccttctccaacatggatttgtatttcctaataagaatgagtatattagaaacaaagaaatacgcaaagatgaatcctactcgaacaaggaaacatatatcaacaaggattcttaacaattagcacgatttcataagctctacctagacacttatttatacaaaagaaagtaaaacctactaaataagaggtaacaaagagtaagaatagagcacaaacatattaagaacgtcacacttgtACATTGCTGGAGGATGGTGTACTGGTCGACGTCGGACTCGTGGAAGACGATGGAGAAGTGGTCGGAGGTTTTGAGCTGGTCGGACTTGATCTCGCCTGACGTGGATCCATGAGTCGTGGGTGCTGAGGAAGAACCCGGCCCGAGAGAGGTCCGGATCTAGGCCGGTTGCTGGGACTGGGATAGGGAGATTTTGGAGACATTGAGCTCGAGGCGGCCTTTGTCGCTGCTGATGGATGAGCTAGGTTCAGATCTCGGCGGCGAAGAAGAGagtgaggaagaagatgaaagagGGACAACTTCATATTTCCTTCTCTTTTCGAccaaataataaataagtgGTGGTGTTGGTCACTCACGAATCTAGACAATTTGtgagatatttaaattttttaaagcAAATATCAACACAATATGTCAGGAGAATTACCCCACCAACACTTCAAAACtgatattatataaaaaagtaCCCACGTTTTTGAAGTAATTGTGACCATATAACACGATTAGGGTAGGGGCACTATATTCATAGTGTATAACAGTACTACATCCCACGATTAAGTTAGACTACGTGTGCAAGGGGTGCCTTTTGCTCCCTTTTTTGGTAGTGGGTATGCTTGGATCATAACTGATGGATTATCATCTGTATAGTGTTACATTCACTGGAGGGAAAGGCCATTGAATCAATTAGGGCTGGGACCGGTACGGGACGGTTCGGGATTCAGCTCATACCGATACCATACCGATTTTATATTTCGGTATCGGTATCGGTTCGGTACCGCTATTTTCAACCTCGATACCGAACTGAACCGAAACCATTCGGTTTCGGTACCGTTCGGTATTTTTTCGGTACTAAACTAGCATATTCCAGTGTGCACCTTGCTGACCTACTTATACATGATTAACTACACTAACTATGATCCATCATAAAGAAAATTCACAGAAAAGATACATGTAATCTTCTTATGTCCATCAGTCCATCACCATTACAAATTCAAACAACATTTAGTTTAAAATAACATCACAAGTTCAACAATTCACAAAGCTAAGGAATAATGAATGACCAATGAAAGTTGTCTCCattaatttgatgatgaatCATTGGACTGATCATAGCCAACTTCTTCACCATCACTGCCTTCATCACCTTCACTTCCTTCTTCAACTGCATCACCATCAATTTCAATTGTTCCCTTTGGTTTTGGTGGAGGACAATTGCTTGAAGATGCTGTGGTAGCATGCTCTACATTCAAAAGTAGAAAACACAAGTTTGTTAGAAACCTACAAAGTTAaaatttaagaaattaaataataaacaaaaaatagaaGTTAAAATCTCATAATCTTTACCTTTCTCACAACTCTCaatgaactcaaactctttaTGGCATGGTTCCTCATCTTCATAGCTTATTTCATTACCCCTTAACCAACTTTGTAAGCAAATCAATGCTTCAACACTTTTAGGAGTCAATGAACTCCTAAATGAATCAACTACTCTACCTCCAGTGCTAAAAGTCGACTCGGATGCAGCAGTTGAAACTTGGACAGCCAGTATATCCTTGGCGATTGTTGCAAGTACAGGGTACTTGTTACCATTCATCCTCCACCAAAGCAAAATTGGGAACTTGGCAGGTTCTTTCTCATTTATGGCTTCAAGGGGGTCCAATAAGTACCTATCAACCTCATGTGCTATAACAGATGCCTGATCTTTTTGTGAAACAACCTTTCTCCAATCACTAATGTAGGAATTATATCCTCTACTACTAGTGCTAGTAATGGTGCTTTCGGCTAAGCTTTCAAACTCTTGCACAACCTTCTTTTGTGCAGGGACATCCTTTGGTGCATATTCATCATACAATGACAATAAAACTCCACGTAACTCCGTCGTTTTACGCTCCACCTCTTTTTGCCCCAACTCTACACAATTGAACAAGTGAGTTATGTGTTGTAGCTTAAATCGAGGATCAAGGATCAGCCCCATAAACACTAATGGATTCAAGTCTTTATAGCTCCCGTAATACTTGAGGAACTTCTCTTGCATATTCTTGGCCATTTCCATCAAAACTTTCTCGGATGCCGAGTTTGTTTGCAATTCATCAAGCACAAAGAGCTTTTCAATCTCTTTTTCCATGGACAAAACATCATGAAATGTAGTGTGGATGGTTGGTTTGTTACTTGCACTAACTCTTAGGGTAACTTCATAAAATACCCTAAGAAATTGTACAAACACTTCAGCCTTATCCCAATCTTCATGACTAGATGGCCCCACTTTCCCCCTCCTACCTATAGTTGAAATCAGATTACCATCCTCATCAAACTCCTCATCAGGCTCCTTGAAATAGGCTGCAAAACCAGCATCTTCCACTTCCATTCTTGCAAAGGCTGCTTTGAACTTATAAGCAGATTCCAACATAAGAAATGTTGAATTCCACCTTGTGGGAATGTCCATAACGCACAAGCCTTTACAAGGGATCTCTTCCTTTGCTACAGCAGCCTTAAAACTATCTAACCTTGCTGCTGAAGAACGCACGTACTTCACTGCATTTCTAATGGCCAACACTGCTTTATTCAGCCTTTTCAATCCACTTCCAACAATCAAATTAGTGATATGTGCTGTGCACCTAACATGCATGTACTTACCACCTAAAACtgcttctgatttttctcttcTGTTCAGTTTGGACCTAACATACTCAATAGCACACTTATTTGTTGTTGCATTGTCGACAGTGATGGTCAAAACCTTGCTAATCCCCCATTGTAGCAAACAAGACTCAATTAAAAGACCAATTGAATTCCCACTATGAGAAGATATAGGGCATAAATTGATTACTCTCTTATGCATTTCCCACTTATCATCAATAAAGTGGGCTGTTAACACCATATAGTTAACATTTTGAA
This is a stretch of genomic DNA from Argentina anserina chromosome 4, drPotAnse1.1, whole genome shotgun sequence. It encodes these proteins:
- the LOC126792120 gene encoding zinc finger BED domain-containing protein RICESLEEPER 2-like — protein: MGKLKVSVSYCVSYSVYLIRGLLEELVVDFVSYFNQTFDFLCFGISYINCVSIGAIYLPELYVILFCCLIDTTAQDKKGKKRVEDDGVSYTTPKATISSLLLGSSQGTSPSVLETNVVEYDELIARAARKRSPIWKHFKEYKVTKIVKVKGGEDRVIEKWRAKCIYCPKGKLGDYACDSTSNGNSGMHRHINKTCKFYPGRRSVQRNQKVIVGDKSKGNTMKMVAFNEDEVMQACVEMVVVDELPFSFVEKQGFRHFCFVAIPQWTVPCIRTLVTKFLALYDKTKRKLKHNISRHRVCLTTDTWTSVQNVNYMVLTAHFIDDKWEMHKRVINLCPISSHSGNSIGLLIESCLLQWGISKVLTITVDNATTNKCAIEYVRSKLNRREKSEAVLGGKYMHVRCTAHITNLIVGSGLKRLNKAVLAIRNAVKYVRSSAARLDSFKAAVAKEEIPCKGLCVMDIPTRWNSTFLMLESAYKFKAAFARMEVEDAGFAAYFKEPDEEFDEDGNLISTIGRRGKVGPSSHEDWDKAEVFVQFLRVFYEVTLRVSASNKPTIHTTFHDVLSMEKEIEKLFVLDELQTNSASEKVLMEMAKNMQEKFLKYYGSYKDLNPLVFMGLILDPRFKLQHITHLFNCVELGQKEVERKTTELRGVLLSLYDEYAPKDVPAQKKVVQEFESLAESTITSTSSRGYNSYISDWRKVVSQKDQASVIAHEVDRYLLDPLEAINEKEPAKFPILLWWRMNGNKYPVLATIAKDILAVQVSTAASESTFSTGGRVVDSFRSSLTPKSVEALICLQSWLRGNEISYEDEEPCHKEFEFIESCEKEHATTASSSNCPPPKPKGTIEIDGDAVEEGSEGDEGSDGEEVGYDQSNDSSSN